In the Prochlorococcus marinus str. MIT 9312 genome, ACAAAATTCTTAGCTTAAACACTCAGAAGAAATCAAAAATGGTGAAATCTGTTCAATCCTCTTTTAAAAAGGAGAAATATCATTTAATTCTATTTTGATATACCTTACTAAGAAAATTTGAATTGGATATTATTTCATATTGAATGAATATTTTTTATAAGTATTCTTTTGATTATTAAGAAATAATTAATAAAATCAAAAGAAATTGTGAAATTTAAACTTTTTAAAAATTTGTAATTTTTATCTAATAGCCTGCTATTATTAAGTTAATTGATAAATCTAATTGATAAAATTGTTTACACTAATTCAACAATCTTTCTAAATTCTTGAGAGAATCTTAATACTGAAACTTATTCTTAATTTAATACTGTATAAGTATGAAAATTTCAATCCTTTTAATTGAAGATGATCGTGATATGCGTGATTTGGTAGCTAGGCATTTAGAACATTCTGGTTTCGATGTCCAAAAAGCGGAAGATGGCATCAAAGGGCAGGCATTAGCTCTTCAATACTCGCCAGATTTAATTCTTTTAGATTTAATGTTACCAAGTGTTGATGGATTAACTTTATGCCAGAGACTGAGAAGAGATGAAAGAACTTCAAATATCCCAATTTTGATGATAACTGCCTTAGGTGGACTAAAAGATAAAGTTACTGGTTTTAATTCTGGTGCCGATGACTACATTACTAAACCATTTGATTTAGAAGAATTACATGTACGCATAAAAGCATTATTAAGAAGAACAAATAGAGCACAGTTGAACTCTAGTAATCAGCAAGAAATTTTAAATTATGGACCTCTCACTCTTGTGCCGGAAAGATTTGAAGCTATCTGGTTTGAATCTCCTGTTAGATTAACTCATCTTGAATTTGAATTAATTCATTGTCTTTTACAAAGGCATGGTCAAACTGTATCACCAGCATTGATTCTCAAAGAAGTATGGGGATATGAACCCGACGATGATATTGAGACAATCAGAGTTCATATTAGGCATTTACGTACTAAGCTAGAACCTGATCCACGTAAGCCTATATACATAAAAACTGTATATGGAGCTGGATATTGTCTTGAGTTACCTATTGGCTCTCAAGTTGAAGCTGCCAAGCAAGATTTTATTCAAGCACGAAATCCTAATCTAATGAATTCTGTAATAGATTAAATTTCATATATCTTCCATTGAAATTTTTAAAAAGGTTATTTCCCATGCCAACCTTGGTTGAATATTTGTTCTTAAATAAAATTTTAAATTTTCAAGCTTTTTTACTAGATCAATATTTTTTGTATTTCTCCACCAAATAATTTGAATAAAATTGACTAAGCAAATCTGTTGATAAATTTCTAATTTTTCATATATTAATTTAGATACTTCTAAAATTTCTAGACTATTTTTTATTGGAAAAATTAATTTATTTGTAATTTCACTTGGTAATTCATTCCAAATTTCAATATTTTTCAATAATTGCCCTGGAGATCCATTTGCAGAGTTTATTACATCTTCGAATTTCAATTTTGTATTAATGTTAAATTGAGAAGGATCTAAATAATCTTTGAAAAGAGAGTTTATTTGTTTACTAGAAAAGGATCGAAACCTGACTAATTGACATCTTGATATGATCGTATCTAAGAGAAGATTTAATTTTGATGTTAATAAAATAAAAATGCCATTGTTGGGTTCTTCTAGTATTTTTAAAAGGCAATTTGAGGCTGCTTCGTTTAGAAGGTGGGCATCAATAATTAAAACAATTTTTTTGTCTGAGTTTATTGATTTTTGACCAAGAAAAGTTTTGATATTACGTATTTGAGCAATCTTAATAATCTCAGATCCACTTTTTGTTGTTTTTTCAAGATCGGAACTTTTTGACCTTTTAGATTCCAAAATCGAATTAGGTTCGATAATGAGAAAATCCGGATGGTTATTGTTTGTAATTCTTTCTTCAATATTTCCGACTGGAGAAGATTGCTTGAAAATCTCTTTTATAAATTGAAGAGCAGTTTGTTGTTTCCCTACTCCTTCAGCACCATTAAATATGTAACCATTAGCAAATGATTTATTTCTAATTATGCTTTTAAGATATGTATTAACTTCTTCATTAAAGAATAATTTTTTTTTTACCTCAATCATTTGTCATTAGAAAAATTGTTTAATAGAGTCTCTTTAATTTGATTAGAAATAGTTTTAATATTTTGTGAGGCAGATATTACTTTCCATTTTTTTTCTCTGGCAATTAGTTTGAAGCCTTCATTTACTTTTTCTAAAAATCTGATACCTTCTGATTCTATTCTATCTGGAATTTCATTTTTTCTTCGCATGATACTCTCTTCTGGAGAAATTTCTAAGAAGAAAGTTAGGTCAGGATATTCTCCTTGACAAACAATCGATTCAACTTTTTTAATTATTTCTAAATTTATTTTTCTTCCATAACCTTGATAAGCCAGGGTAGAATCGGAAAATCTATCACTAATTACCCAATCATTGTTATTTAAAGCAGGAGAAATAATTTTTGAAATATGTTCAGCTCTATCAGCTGAATAAAGTAATAATTCCGCAAGCGATGAAGGCTTGTTAGTTTTATTGTTATCAAGAATTAGTCCTCTAAGTTTTTTACCTAACAGGCTGCCTCCTGGTTCTCTTGTTGTGATTAATTTAGACCCTTTTTTTATTAGACCACTTTTAGGAAGCCATTTAGATAGTTCATTTATTTGGGTAGTCTTACCACATCCATCAATACCTTCAATAACAATAAATTTGCCTTTCATTTAATCCAAAGATAAAGCATTAATGACAACTGTAATAGAGCTTGTAGCCATTAATAATGCTGCTATTGAGGGAGTAAGAAGAATGTCATATTTAGGAAACAAAATACCTGCGGCTATTGGGATCGCTAGTAAGTTGTAACCAAAAGCCCATATTAGATTCTGCTTTATTTTTCTCATAGTTTTTTTTGCAAGATTTAATGAGTATGGTAATCCATTAAGTTGATCTCCCATTAATACTATATCTGCATTTGCCTTCGCTATTTGAGTTCCTGATCCTACTGCAATTCCTAAGTCAGAGGATGCTAAGGCTGGGACATCATTAATTCCATCACCAACCATAGCCACTTTATTATCGATTTTTAAATTTTCTATAGTTTTAAGTTTCATATGAGGAAGAAGGTTCCATTTTACTTCCGTTTCTTTAAAACCAATTTTTTTTGCTAAAGCTAAAACTGTTTGTTTTCTATCTCCACTTAAAATATTAATTTTAAATTTGTTTTGTCTCAAATTTTGAACTGTTTTTATTGAATCCTCTCTGAGTAAATCTCCTAATAAGATAAATCCTAGTAACTTATCTTTTATACTGACTCCAATAATTGTATGCGTTTGTGTTTCTTCATTTTCAATGACTTTTTTTGCATTATTATCAATAACTATCCCTTTGCTTAGTAGCCATTCAATATTTCCAATATTGATCAGTCCTTCAACTGACTCAAGTTCTCCAGATATACCTCTCCCTGAATGAGTTAATATTTTTTTTATTGGAAATAAACTTAAATTT is a window encoding:
- a CDS encoding response regulator transcription factor; translation: MKISILLIEDDRDMRDLVARHLEHSGFDVQKAEDGIKGQALALQYSPDLILLDLMLPSVDGLTLCQRLRRDERTSNIPILMITALGGLKDKVTGFNSGADDYITKPFDLEELHVRIKALLRRTNRAQLNSSNQQEILNYGPLTLVPERFEAIWFESPVRLTHLEFELIHCLLQRHGQTVSPALILKEVWGYEPDDDIETIRVHIRHLRTKLEPDPRKPIYIKTVYGAGYCLELPIGSQVEAAKQDFIQARNPNLMNSVID
- a CDS encoding DNA polymerase III subunit delta', with translation MIEVKKKLFFNEEVNTYLKSIIRNKSFANGYIFNGAEGVGKQQTALQFIKEIFKQSSPVGNIEERITNNNHPDFLIIEPNSILESKRSKSSDLEKTTKSGSEIIKIAQIRNIKTFLGQKSINSDKKIVLIIDAHLLNEAASNCLLKILEEPNNGIFILLTSKLNLLLDTIISRCQLVRFRSFSSKQINSLFKDYLDPSQFNINTKLKFEDVINSANGSPGQLLKNIEIWNELPSEITNKLIFPIKNSLEILEVSKLIYEKLEIYQQICLVNFIQIIWWRNTKNIDLVKKLENLKFYLRTNIQPRLAWEITFLKISMEDI
- the tmk gene encoding dTMP kinase; this encodes MKGKFIVIEGIDGCGKTTQINELSKWLPKSGLIKKGSKLITTREPGGSLLGKKLRGLILDNNKTNKPSSLAELLLYSADRAEHISKIISPALNNNDWVISDRFSDSTLAYQGYGRKINLEIIKKVESIVCQGEYPDLTFFLEISPEESIMRRKNEIPDRIESEGIRFLEKVNEGFKLIAREKKWKVISASQNIKTISNQIKETLLNNFSNDK